The DNA sequence gttttagattttttgtactttttgagTCACGGTAAAATCTTCATCACATTGAACTCAGAGGACTGATGTGTTCATCTGTGACTAGGACTCCTGTGGGGATTCTTCTCCGAACACGTGTGCTTACATTTAGTCCCACAGAATGAGGTAATGACATGAAAAATGCACGTACAACTGAAAACAACTGGGACAAAACTCCAACTTCAAAAGACTGCTTGTCGTTTCCTGCATACGGGGGGTAAACTGCTAGTGTGGCTAGAAACAAGTAGACCAGTAAAAGCTGGAGTGGAGACGGGTGAGCGGACGTCACGGAACATGAGGCGGACCCAGAACACACAGCTCCCGTGAACACAACCAGCCGCCGCCCGTCACACACCACTTCCACCTGCCCACATACACAAACTACAAAATAGATAAACTCTCCAAATATAAATTAAGCATCTGGCTACACAAgatgaaaatatacagtatatgtaaataTACTGGTcactttaaaaagataaatctcTGTTATTCAGTACACCTACATACACCGGAAATATACAGGAATATAAACATTGTCCATTTTGACCTAAACGCCATGGCTTTGATTGtgacaaaaagaataaattagTGTCCTCGTCTGTGTATCGTGGACTTGAATGTGCTTAGTTTGAACCTGCAGACAGATTTGAGAGCTGTCAGTGCAAACATTAATGATATATGTTGGTGGAAAGATATTAATTTCACTGGCTCAGACTGTCTGCTGCTGAAACCAGGAGTCACAAAGAAACCCCAGCGCTGCACGTCCGAGAGATATACTATTTCACAAAAATACAGAGAGTGTgcacatttgtatttctgtattttatttgtttgcccGTGTACGTGCATGAGCATATGAGGAGTCTAAGGCTGACAATAGATCATATTAACCGTTCAACAGTTCCTAATTTGGATTTTTGCCCCTTAACATATATTTTAATCCATCACAAATGTTTCCCTCTTATGGTTCATTATGTTTTTGGTCGATAGTAGACATAGCTTGTGCATTCTGGTTTGTGCTACATTGCTCATTGTGTGGGACGTATTTAAAGACAGCAATTATTTatatgtgcacattttttaaaatagcttTTCAACAATGAGGTTTAGTAATGAGCTTGTGTACAGTAATTGTGTAAAATctcttttgtgcttttgtggCATTGTCATATTTGTAGGAAGAAAGTCAGAATTGCAACAAAAAAGCAATCTGGACGTTTGTTTCAAACAATGAACAAGCTGTGCTTCCTGTCAGTGGATATGCTTTGCATTTCAATCTTACGAGTTTAATTCACCTTCAATAATTCTACTTTTTACTCTTTGGTGGAGAAAACTGAaaggagaacattttttttacaacacagttatatatatatatatatatatagtgtgtgtgtgtgtgtgtgtgtgtgtgtgtgtgtgtgtgtgtgtgtgtgtgtatgtgtatgtgtgtgtgtgtgtgtatgtgtgtgtgtgtgtaactcatgaggagacagacagtgctttttaaatctcctccAGATAATAAAGACTATATTATCctatattatatttctatacTGTACACTGCAGTTTACAGAATGAACAAGAACAATACTGGCTAACAACATTAACCAGAGCAGGAGATGGATTCCGGGTCTGAATGGTGACACACTGTGTCCTGTGAAGACAAATCAACATGACGAGAAGTGTTTCGTATTCCAGAAGAACAGCGGTGCTAAATGTAGACATACTATATGCACATACTTAAAATCACTGCATATTTTCTAATAGAAGATAAGTTTGTTAATCTGTATGGCTTTGATGCATAGTAGCTCTACAAAGGGCATCAGTGGCAGGCCTCACTCCgtgaaataaatcaaagtcacattcatttcGGGCTCCGAGTGAAAACCTGTTCACTCATGACCCCTCCACTACATTCGATCTCTCAGATCCCCTGCACTGTTCAGAGAGGGATGTGCTTTAtactgttggtgtgtgtgtgtgggggggggggggtgtgtagggggttggggggggggggcaaagaaaaGCAGATCACAGACCCTCACCTTAAGCACATAAACACTATGTTTTTCTCGTTGTCTCCTGCTTTTGACATCTATGTCCACACTGACGTCTTGTTCCGATGCTGGGAAACATAGAGGCATTTGGTTCTAATACTGGGACGTGCGTGCTGAGATAAATTAGGCGGCTACATACAGTTGTTTGGCGTTAGCAGGGCAGCGGAGGGGACTGTCGGTGCTGCAGTGATGCCCGGTGGAGACTTTACGTGTGAAAGGTAAACTGTGCTACGGGACTGGATGTCAGAGGGTTGTTCGGACAGCAGTCAAGAGTCAGACTCCGGTGTGACAGGTGTGGTTGGTGTTGTTGGCGTGGTGGGACTGATGGCAGCGTTTTGGTAGCTTGTACCATAGCAGCTGTTTGGAGACAGGGAGTTCTGGTCCAGGGGTTTGTTCCCTCCAGGAGTGAGGTACGCTTTACGTGCGGAAACTGATGACGGCACCTCGCCGGGCTTGGTGCCGAGGATGAATCtgccctcatcctcctccaggtTGGAAATGTCCTTCATCATGGTTTTACGGTAAGAGACGGACAACTTGTTGGAGCCGTCCGACATCAGGTTGAACCGCCGGGCGATGAAGACgacagggagagggagcatGGCCACCGCgatgagagaaaaacacatggcAAGTGCCCAGGGAGGGTAGCTCTGGAAGCGTTCCTGAGCCTGCAAACATACAAAAGAGTTTCCACCGAGAATGAGGAACTTGTAAAGAAATAGGAAGAAACGTTGAAAAATCCTCTCTAGCTGGAAAAGAGcacagaagctgaaatcttTACCACTGTGGGGTTGTGCAGAAATTctaccctgtttttttttttattctaaccAACATAAAAggattcaaacacaaacataaatcagAATCATTTAGGAGAATTTGGAGAAGTGTTTGTCTTATGAGCCTTTTCTAAAAATCCTTGTGACATAATTTTGTTGAATGGGgatattaatatatgtataaatatccCCAGATCACAAAATGATCTTCAATCATCTCTACTTAATTAACATTTTGAATACTTTATTGTACTTTGCTctagttcttcttctttttccccaccATATGCACCTTATCACTATATTTATCAGCTATATTTACTTTGTGGATTAAGATtttacatgcaaacatacaACCAGTTGATCAAATTGACCACCAAACAGGACATAAAGTATGTGAAGGTTGCTGGTTTTCAACCAGCTACAGCATTAAAAATTTTCTTCGACCTTGACACTGTAATACAACTGGATAATACTTCTGTACTTTTATTTGAGTAATGTTTTGAATGCGGGACTTATATTTTGACATTGTGGTCCCGCtacttttacttcagtaaaGGTACTGCtgacaagacacacaaacacactgtgtttgaCTGACCAGCTCTTGGACCCAGGCGTTGTATCCTGGTGGGCTGATGGCCATCTCTATGACCGTGGTTGAGATGAGAATGATCAGACAGAAAGGGGAGACGTACTTCCACAAGTAGAAATAGATTATGCACGGTCGGAAACCCAACATGTCTTCCAGATCCTGCATGAACCTGAGACacgagagggaaaaaaactgcagtaaaGACCTTGTCCCTTATACATTCAATACCGATGTGACGCTCTTTTCAGATGAATGTTTTAACTTCACAggtccaaagacatgcacacacaggcagctgaCCTACAGGTCAATGTACCTTTTAGTGCCATAGATCCAAGCGACAGACACATTTTCCAGGATGACCACGACAGTGAGCGGCAGACCAGCAGAATAATCATCGAACATGGTCACAAAGTAATTCCCTGAGCGCTGAACGAACAACAGGCCACACAGGAAGGCCACAACGCAGCAACACACTGgaacaaagacagaggaagaaacatTTTTGGTATTCGATaggaaaatattttatattcaaaatgGGTTGTTTTGGTTCCCGTTCCTGCCATTCACCTGTGAAAAGCTCTTTCTGGACTTTGTAGGCATCGAGGACGGGTGTGGTGATGCCGGTCATGGTGCCGATCATGCTTCCCAGTCCGAGGTTAATGAGcatgaagaagaacatgacCGACCAGAACGGCGATGCTGGGAAATGGGTCATGGCTTCTGTGAAGGCGATGAAAGCCAAGCCGGTGCCCTGGACAGCCTGAAGAGAGACGGTCGCAAGAGACAAAGGTCAGATGCAGAAAAATGCTCTGTGGATAATTCTGCAGAAAAACGCTGCCTAAGACCTTGTTGAGCTCGTCCTCAAGGAGACATGGCGCCAGACCCAGCTGGGCGAAGCTGTCCTCTTTGACCGTCTTGATGACCCCGTACATCTCAGCGTAGTCTGAAGTGGTGAGATGGGAGAAGTTCACATGTGGAGGTTTGAGATCGTGACTCAGGACCTCTGACTTGAAGTATCCCAGGATCTTCTCTGCATTGCTTGAAACaagacaaaagtgaaaatgtgagaAGCCACGGATATTGTGATATGAAAGGCTTGACCTGTGTTGGAGCTAGGAACcttatttacttatttcatTGCTTGTAGTAGTCGTTTACACAACACATTCAGTGTAATGTAGGGCACTGCTTTCTATCAGATCATTGACTTTTACATTCTTCtcgtcattttctcttctgATATTTGCTCTCAGCTTTGTTTTAACTCGGGCTTACCCATTAAAGAAATGACTGGTACATCCAGGGCCTCAGATCTAAGGACCCAGGTTCACTCAGGGGTAGAGTCAAACTAACATCCAACACATGGTGCGAATAATACTTTCATACTTTAACTGactctgtttttattcctgtACTTATGACAATCATATGACAAGGTTTTAGACCATCTACATGACATGAAACAGCCTATTTTAATTCTGGAAAATTTCAGTCATTTGT is a window from the Scophthalmus maximus strain ysfricsl-2021 chromosome 6, ASM2237912v1, whole genome shotgun sequence genome containing:
- the LOC118309484 gene encoding sodium-dependent neutral amino acid transporter SLC6A17-like encodes the protein MPKNSKVTQREQSHEHVTESVADLLAHEETLDDKGSSLNVGGAAEKKVPPIELSENDGRPAWNSKLQYILAQVGFSVGLGNVWRFPYLCQKNGGGAYLVPYFILLLLIGIPLFFLELAVGQKIRRGSIGVWNYVCPHLGGIGMSSLMVCGFVGLYYNVIIGWSIFYFFQSFQYPLPWSDCPIRRNGTLAIVEPECEKSSATTYFWYRQTLNTTSTIAESGGLNIKMTLSLLVAWIIVCLAVIRGIASSGKVMYFSSLFPYVVLFCFLVRGLMLKGSVDGIAHMFTPKLEKMLEPQVWREAATQVFFALGLGFGGVIAFSSYNKIDNNCHFDAVLVSVINFLTSILATLVVFAVLGFKANIMNEKCVVDNAEKILGYFKSEVLSHDLKPPHVNFSHLTTSDYAEMYGVIKTVKEDSFAQLGLAPCLLEDELNKAVQGTGLAFIAFTEAMTHFPASPFWSVMFFFMLINLGLGSMIGTMTGITTPVLDAYKVQKELFTVCCCVVAFLCGLLFVQRSGNYFVTMFDDYSAGLPLTVVVILENVSVAWIYGTKRFMQDLEDMLGFRPCIIYFYLWKYVSPFCLIILISTTVIEMAISPPGYNAWVQELAQERFQSYPPWALAMCFSLIAVAMLPLPVVFIARRFNLMSDGSNKLSVSYRKTMMKDISNLEEDEGRFILGTKPGEVPSSVSARKAYLTPGGNKPLDQNSLSPNSCYGTSYQNAAISPTTPTTPTTPVTPESDS